A region of the Anaerolineae bacterium genome:
GCCTGGCCTCAACTATTGTTTGGTTCGACGCCTATATCACCAATGTTGACCGCACCGCGCGGAATGTGAATATGCTGCTGTGGCAAAAGAATCTATGGCTCATTGACCATGGCGCTGCCCTTTACTTTCATCACGATTGGCACAATTATCTGGACCGCAGTAAAAGCCCTTTTAATCAAATCAAAAACCACACCCTCATCTCTTTGGCCAGCGCCCTGCGCGAAACCGACCGGACCCTGTCTCCTCGCCTCACCCCGGCGGTCATTCGCCAGATCATTGCGCTTATCCCCGACGAGTGGCTGGCTCAGGAAACCAGCTTTGCCAACCTGGCCGCACATCGCCAGGCTTATGTGGACTATCTGCTCAGTAGATTAGCGGCGTCAGCCATTTTTGTTGAGGAAGCGATCCATGCCCACCACCAGCTCGTATGATTATGCCATTGTGCGGGTTGTGCCTTACGTTGAGCGGGAGGAATTTATCAATGTCGGGGTTATTCTCTTTTGCCGGGAGCAGAATTTTTTGGCCGCGCGGGTTGAGTTAAACCGGGACCGTTTAGCCGCCCTGGCCCCGGACCTTGATGAGCATAAGGTGGATGAGATTGAAACGCTCCTGAAGCTGATTCCAGGCCTGTGCGCCGGTAACCAGAGTCCTGTTGGCCGGTTGAGTCAAACAGAACGATTTCATTGGCTGGTCAACCCCCGCAGCACTTCCATTCAAATTTCGCCGGTGCATCCAGGGGTGTGCGCCGACCCAAGCGCAATGCTGGATCATCTGATGGAGACAATGGTTTTACAAAAAAACTCCCCAAGGTTTGGCAAACCTTG
Encoded here:
- a CDS encoding aminotransferase class I and II — protein: MIKTVSAVRYITPLREGGSLPAVVEANDGKMYVMKFVGAGQGSKALIAELVAGEIGRALGLHVPELVLLELDSRLGRSEPNPEIQDLLQRSANRLNLGLRYLPNAFEFNILLKPPPDPRLASTIVWFDAYITNVDRTARNVNMLLWQKNLWLIDHGAALYFHHDWHNYLDRSKSPFNQIKNHTLISLASALRETDRTLSPRLTPAVIRQIIALIPDEWLAQETSFANLAAHRQAYVDYLLSRLAASAIFVEEAIHAHHQLV
- a CDS encoding DUF3037 domain-containing protein, with the protein product MPTTSSYDYAIVRVVPYVEREEFINVGVILFCREQNFLAARVELNRDRLAALAPDLDEHKVDEIETLLKLIPGLCAGNQSPVGRLSQTERFHWLVNPRSTSIQISPVHPGVCADPSAMLDHLMETMVLQKNSPRFGKP